GACCTGCACGCAGGCAGCTCTCGCGAGGTCCTGCTTGGCGCCCTCGAAAGGATCATCGGAGGCGAACGCGGCCGCGGAGCAGGCGAGCACCGCGACAGAGATAAGCACTTTAGTCATTGCCATTTATACGACCGAGCGGGGGATTAGTTTGTTTCCTGTTCGGCGACCGGCGCCCCCTCGGTGGCGGCCAGAGTCTCCAGGTAACTCTTGTCGACCAGCACCTCGCGGGCCTTGGACCCGTCGAACGGCGAGACGACGCCGGCCTTTTCGAGCTTGTCGATGAGACGGGCGGCCCGCTGGTAACCGATGCCGAGGCGGCGCTGCAGCAGCGAGACCGACCCCTGCTTATGGCGGATGACCACTTCGCAGGCCTCGCGGAAAAGCGGATCGCCGGCATCCACTTCCTCGACATCGGCCGCCTCGCCCGTGGCCTGCGAAATGTTCTCCAGCTTGAGCATGGGAAGTTCCTGGGCCTTGATGAAAGTGACGATCGCCTCGGTCTCGTCGCCGGTGAGGTAGGCGCCGTGGATACGGATCGGTTCGGGCTGGCCGGGATACAGGAAGAGCATGTCGCCGTTGCCGAGGAGCTTCTCCGCCCCGTTGGCGTCGATGATGGTGCGGGAATCGACCTTGGACGATACCTGGAAAGCCAGGCGGGCCGGGAAGTTGGCCTTGATGAGGCCGGTGATGACGTCGACCGAGGGACGCTGAGTGGCCAGAACGAGGTGAATGCCGACTGCCCGCGCCATCTGGGCCAGGCGGGTGATCAGCAGTTCCATGCGCGAGGAAGTCGACGACATCAGGAGGTCGGCCAGTTCATCGACGAGAATCACGATGTACGGCAGGCGCTGGTCATCGGCCTCCTGTTTCCGGTTGAAATCTTCAATGTTGCGGACCGAAGCGGCGGCCAGCCGGCGGTAGCGCTGCTCCATCTCGACCACGGCATCGGAGAGCACTTTCTCGGCCCGCTTGGGGTTGGTTACGACCGGGCGGCCGAGGTGCGGAATGCCCGAGTAGGCGGTCAACTCGAGCATCTTCGGATCGATCATGATGAACCGGATCTGGTGCGGGTGGAGCTTGTAGATCAGCGAGGTGATCAGGACATTCGCGCACACCGACTTGCCCGAACCGGTGGCCCCGGCGATGAGGAGGTGGGGGAGCTTGGCCAGATCAACGGCGTAGGGCTTGCCGGCCGTGGTCTTGCCGAGCGCCAGCGGCAGCCGCATGGTCGTCCGGGCGAAAATGTCGTCTTCAAGAATGTCGCGCAGGTACACCAGTTGCGCTTTGCGATTGGGGATTTCGATCCCCACCGCCGCTTTGCCGGGGATGGGTGCGATGATACGGATGCGCTTGGCTTTCAGGGCAAGCGCCAAGTCATCGGACAGGTTGACGATCTGGTTGACCTTCACCCCGGCGGCCGGTTTGAGCTCGAACCTCGTAATCACCGGACCAGGATAGTATTCTATTTCCCCGGATACACTTACGCCAAATGTCTCAAGTGTTTCTTTCAGCATACGCGAGGTCGCCTTGAGCTCCTCTTCGGTGACCGACGCATTAGCCGGGTTGGGGTCCCGGGCCAAGCACGAAAGCGGCGGAAAACGGTAGTCGATGGAGCCGCGGGTCACCGGCTCATCGCTGGGCGACGCCGCCGGCTTCGCGCGCGGCTTTTTCGGACGCGGTTCACGGTCAGCAGCGGGATCAGCCCCGTCCGGGACGGCATCGGCCTCGATCTGCTCGTCGAGGAGGTCCTCGAACTCCGCGCTGTCAGGGGGACGCTCGCGGGAAGGCGCCGGAGCGGCAGGCTCGCTCTCCCCCGCTGCGGCCTCGTCCTCTTCATCCTCCGACTGGGACACGAGCCAGCGGAACGAGAAGATCGTCACGGCGGCGTTGCGCATGACGGTGTAGATTTTCCGCACCGTCTCCCCCCCCGGCAAGGGCAGAGCCTTGGCCAAAACGGGGGTGATCGAAGTGTACAGCACCAGGAGCAGCAGGATGGAGCCGCCCAAAAGGACATACGAGCCGAGTTCGCCGATGAGCTTGATCGCCAGGAGGGTCAGCTTCTCCCCCACGTAGCCGCCGACCGCATCGGGGTCGGCCTCGAGCGTGTGGGCGGCCAGGCGGTGAATGTTGACGAGCATGGTGCCGAGGACGGAGATGGCGAAGAGCAGCAGGACATTAAACCGCCAGCGCTTGGCCCGCTCGGGAGCGAACAGGCGCAGGGCGGCCACGCCCAGACCGACCGGGAGGAAAAAGGACAGCCACCCGGCCAGCAACATGAGCAAAAACGACAGGTAGGCGCCGATCAGCCCGGCCTGATTGCGGAACTGGATGTCGAAGACGGCCAGGTGGGTGTCGGCGTCGCCCGTCACCCGGAGATCATCGAGGCTGTCGTGCGAGACGAGCGAGATGAGCAGCAAGAGAGCCAGGAGAATGAACACGACTCCGAGCGCCTGCCGGGCGCGTTCGGAGAAGCCGCCGGATTTCCGGCTCCTGCGCGCGGATTTCTTCTTCGCCATAGGATTCCAAGGTGGGGCGCCGGCCCGGAGGTTTCAACTACAAATTCAATAAAAAAAAGGCAGAAGCGCAAACTCCTGCCTCCGAAAGCTCGGTCGCGGACGCTATTTCTTCTTGATCGCCTCTTTGAGATTCTTGCCGGCCTTGAACACGGGCACGCGGGTCGCCGGGATTTTGATCGCCTCGCCCGTCTGCGGGTTGCGGCCGGTGCGCGCCTTCCGCTGGGACACGGCGAACGTGCCGAACCCGGCGAAGCTGATCTTCTCGTTCTTCTTCAATTGCCTGGTCACACCGTCCATGAACGCATCCAGAGCCGAGGTCGCCTGGCGCTTGGTGATGCCCGAGGCCTCCGCGATGTGGGCAATCATCTCGTCCTTGGTCATTGCCTGACCCTCCTTGGGAGTTTGGTAGTTGCGGTATCCGACATTGCGCGCATAAAGATTGGAGGTCGACTCGGTTTGTCAACAAAAAACCCGCCGGCGGAGCGCGCCGCAGTGCTTTTCCGGGCCCCTAGCGGCGCAGCACGTCGGTGGATATGAAACTGTCGTGGTTGGAGTCGAGCTTGATGTCGGGGAGCTCGTTCACCCAGAGTTTGAAGCCGAACCCGGTGTTGGAGCCGACCGGCACCCAGAAGAGCGAGCCGGTCCAGCAGTGCAGGCTGCGGACAATGTTCACCTGGCTGGAGATGGTCCGGCCCTCGACCAGGTCGTAGCGCTGGTTGTAGTTGACCGAGGTCGAGGGGGTCAGGCCAAAACCGAGCGTGATGTTGACAAAGCTCGACTTGCTGTAGGAGCGGTGGCGCCCCGATTCGCTGAACGAGTAGGTGACGGCGAGGTTCCAGCCGGCGCGGGCCGCCGAGGGCATGGGCAGTTCGGGGCCGGCCAGCGCCGAGGCCGAATCGACGCCGAGCGGGACGCCCGGCTCCGCCTCATCGGTGAACAGAAACGTCCGCCCCATCACATCGAAGGACAGGTTGAGGTCGAAGTCGAGCAGCCACGGCGACAGAAGCTTCGGCGTGGTCGCGGAGTCATCGTACGGATTGTAGAAGGTGTGGCGCATGTCGCCGCTGATGTTGAGCCGCGGGATAGTGCTGGTCTGGAAGCTGGTCGTCATCTGCGACAGCGGCCGGAAATCGCGCTCGAGGTCGTAGGCGAACGACGACCGGACCGAGAGCAGGTCGATATTCTTCTCGGTCTCGCCGGTTCTCACCTTGGCCTGGAAGAGATGGCCGAGGCCGAAGCCGATCGACTGGCTCTTCGAACTGGCCGCGCCCCCGCCGGCGAAACTGCGCACCTCCGGGTAGCGCTGTATGTCGGGCGACCAGCGGTAGCCGACCGAGGGCTCCAGGACATGGCGCAGGCCGAGCAGACCGAACAGGCCCGGGTAAACCGTCCCGTAGAGCTTGGTGTTGGCGCTCACGCCCGCCGAGTAGGAGTAGGTGCGGTAGAATTCAGAGGCGTCGATCCCGGCCGCCTGCGACTGGTCGGTCTCGAAGATCTTGAACCAGGTTTCGCTGTACGAGAAGCTCGGGACGATCGGCACGTAGGGGATGATCCGAATGGTCGGAAGGGTGATGCTCGGATTGTGCTGCACTTTCAGGTAGTGCCGCCGCGAACGGGACATGAGGGAGTCGATCTCCACCGCCCGGTAGGTGGTGTCGATCGCCACTATCGTCGTATCGTCGACGAAGGTCGTGTCGATGAGGGTGTCGACGAGCGTGTGGATCGTGTCGGCCAGGATGGTGCTGCGGGTCGAGTAGTTCAGCAGGGTCGGGTTGTAGCGCAGGATGAACTGGTTGTACCACCGGGTGACGGTCTCCCCTTCGTCGTTCGTCGACGAACCGCCGAACGGGTAAATCGGGGGCAGCGACACCGACAGGCTCGGCAACTGGTCGGTGCGCTGTTCGAGGTCGAGGTTCTCAGTGTGCTGCACGCTGCCGGTGACCGAGGTCAGTCGGCCGAACTTCTTGGAGAAATTCACCTGCGAGACAAGGTTCCGGTTGAGCCGTTCGGCGAGCGAATTCGAGTAGTCGGTGTAGTAGCTGGCGGTCGAGACGTAGCTGCCGGAGGAGCGGACGTCGAATGACGGCGAGAGAGTGTGGTTGTAGGCCCCGCTGAAGGAATAGCTCGTCGGCGAGTTCTCCAGTGCGACGCGCCGGTTGTACTGGGTCTGGCGCCGATACTCCCCGCGCAGGTACCCGTCGAGCAAGTACCGTTTCCGGAACTGAACTTCGCTCTTGAAAGTGATCGTGCGCGAGAGGTCGTGGTAGTCGACCGCCCCCCGGTAATCCCAGTACTCGGAAGCGGCCCAGTAGTAGCCGAGGTTGTTGACGTACCGCTCCCCGCGCTCGAAGCGCCCGAACGTGAACGGGAGAAAACCGGAGTGGCGGCCCTTCTTGAGCGGGAAGACGTAGTAGGGAATGGCCATGAGGGGAATGCGGCCGAGGTAGAAAACCACCGGGCGGGCGATGAGCTTGTTGTCCTGCATTAACTTCATGCGCGACGAGTAGAAATGGAAGTGCGGCTCGTCCGCCCCGCACGTCGTGTAGTAGCCGTCCTCAATGTAGTACACATCCCTCTTCTGCCGGAACAGCTTCCCCCCGTAGTAATACCCCTGCTCGAACTCGGACTTGGTCTGCACGATCCGCCCCTTCTCGGTGTCGATGGAGTACTCGAGGTAGTCGCCGTGAAGTTCATCGGCGCCGTCCTTGAGAATCACCGGGATGGCGGCGGGCTGGAGCCGCTCGGCGAGGCTGTAATAGTCGCGGTCGGCCGCATCGGGAGTGATTTCGGCGCTGAAAGCCTCGACCACGCGGCGGCGGGTGTCGAAGTCCACGTCGTAGGCGCGCAGCTCCATCGCCCCCGATTTGACCTCGCTGCGCACATCCAGCGTGATCAGGGAGTCCACCAGGCTGTAAACGATGTGCTCGGCGCGGTAGTCGACGGTATCGAGGCGGGTGGCGGCGGTTGCCGCGGCGGTCGAATCGCGCACGGCGGCCGAGACCGCCGTTTCCGGTGCAGCGGCCGTGTCGGCGCCGGCGGCGGATGAATCGCTCACCGTGCCGGTGATGTAGGTGCCGGCGGCGCCGCCCACCACCGCGACCTTCTCCAGACGCTCCTCGCGCACAAAGAGGCGGATGGTGTCGCCGGAGACCGTGTTTTCGTGAAATTCGCGGGTGCCGCGCGGCGAGGGGTAGTACCAGGAGTAGGCCTGGCCGGAGGCCAACACCTGCCGCAAATCCCCCTCGTCGAAGAACATCTTGATGCGGGAGCCGGCGAGAATGGAGCGGTCGACGTCGGTCTCGGCGCTGTCGATCGGTTCGATGAATTCGCCCCGGGCGGAGTCGATGACGTCGATTTCGCGGAGCTGGTCCTCGCCGAAAGCGATGGACATGAAGCCGCCGGTCATGGTGGAGCGGCCGCGCTTGGCCGTAGGCCCGTCATAGAGATCGAGAGTGTTCCGATCCATAAGCATGACGGCGCACTCGGCGGCGGCCGCAATATCCTGCGAGGTGATGACGACCCGCCCGACCGCCTCGGCGCGGCGCGCGGGAGCGAAGTAGTTGACCGTGTTCGCCACCACCTCGACCATCGCCGCGGTGTCAGGGTAGCCGAGGTACACGGTGGGGCGCTCCTGCATCTCGAAATGCTGCGCCGGGCGATCGTAAAAGGCGTGGACGCCGGCCGCGTAGAGCGAGTCGGCATAGGACCACAACTGCACCTGCGAACCCAGAGCGAGCGCCGTCTCCCGGGTCAGATCGTAGTAGACCGAGTCGGCGCGGAGCATATACGCCTGGTCGTCGATGAGCACGCGGCCGCGGAGTTTCGCGTATTCACCGCGGACGAAGGTGGCGGAGTCGCAGTAGACGGCGCCGGTCTCGGTGCGGAACTTGACCTCGCCGTCGACATACGTGACATAGCGCTCATTTTCCCAGACCACCTCGAGCTGGTTGCTCCGTTCGAGGACAAAGCCCTGCCGGTTCTGGGCGGCCGCGCCGGCGGCGGCCAGCAGGAAGAGGATGGCGGTGACGATGGCCCGGTTACGCCTCACGCACGAGCTTCTCCGCAAGAGCACGATAGGTGGTGAGCTGGGCCGGGTCGGCGCCGCCGAGCTGCGCCTGGAGCGGCCCGCCGCCGCCGCGCAGACCGGTGGCGGCGCCCAGCGCTTTCACAATATTGCCCGCATGCAGGCCGCTGCCCGGCCCCACCGCAATGTAGAGCCGGCTTTCGACCAGGAGCACCGCCAGGCCGTTGATCCGCTCGGCCAGCAGGGCCGCCAGCTGCAGCGCCAGCTTGGGATCGTAGTGCGGCAGTTCGGCCACCAGGACGAGCCTCTCCCCCACCGCCGTGGCCTGCCCGGCGAGGCTGTCGGCCTGCGACGGCAGCAGTTCTCTCTGCAAACGAACCACCTCCTGGTGGAGGCCGCGCTTCTCCGCCTCGAGTTTCAGCACCTTGTCCCCGAGATCCCGGACATTGCAGGTAAAGTGCCGGGTCAGGCGGGCGGTCACCTCCAGCCGGGCCGCGTAGTCGTCGCGGGCCTGGTCGCCGGCGAGGAAGTTGACGAGGGCGTGGCCGCGCATTTTGTCCACCCCGATGATCTTCACCAGGCCGACCTGGCCCGTCCGGCGACAGTGCGTCCCGCCGCAGGCGGAATACTCGATGTCGCCGATGCGGATCACGCGGAGAATCCCCTCCTTCTTCGGCGGCCGGCGCAGCGGGATGGTCGCGATCTGCTCCGGCGGCACAAAGAGGATGTCCACGGGGAGGTCGGCGAAGATAATCTCCTCGGCGCGTTCCTCGACCGCGAGGAGCTGGTCATCGGACAGCGCGCCGGTGTCAAACTCAATGGCGCCGTACTCCTCGCCGAGGTGCACGGAGACCGTCTCGCAGCCGTGGAGCTGCAGAAAAGCGTGGCTCAGGATGTGCTGCGCGGTGTGCTGCCGGCGGTGGCGTTTGCGGCGGGCGGCGTCCACCGCTCCGCTCACGACCGCCCCGACCTCTCCGATCGCCTGCGGCGAATAGTGCCGAATCGTTCCGTCGGAGGATTCGGTGACATCGACGATGGAGACGCTGTTGAGAATGCCGGTATCGAAGAGCTGCCCGCCGGAAGTGGGGTAGAACGCGGTTCGGTCGAGGACGGCGAAGTACCGGCCGCCCTCGCGGCCGGCATCGAGAATGCGGGCCTCAAACCGCAGGAGGTCCGGATCGGTATAGTAGAGTCGCTCCGTCATGCGTGGCGTTCCTCCAACAGCCTCATCCTTTGTACCCGGCCGCGGCCTCCTCGCCTACTCGGCCATCTGGTTGACCAGCGAGCCGATGCCCTCCACACGCACCTCGATCCGGTCACCCGGCTTCATAGGAGCAATCCCGGCGGGCGTGCCGGTCGAAATGATGTCGCCGGGCAGCAGCGTCATGACCGAGGAGACGTAGCTGATGAGCTCCGGGATTTTGAAAATCATCCGGCTCGTCCGCCCCGACTGCATGATCTCGCCGTTCAGGATTCCCTCCACCAGGAGATCGGAGTAATCGAGGCCGCAGACGGCCCAGGGACCGACCGGGCAGAAGGTGTCGAACCCCTTGGCGCGCGACCACTGGCCGTCGGTCTTCTGCAGGTCGCGGGCGGTGACGTCGTTCACGCAGGTGAGCCCGAAGATGTAGTCGGCGGCGCGGTCGGCCGGCACGCGGCGGGCCTCCTTGCCGATAATGACCCCCAGCTCGGCCTCGTAGTCCACGCGCTGCGACTGAGGCGGATGGATGATCTTCTCCCCCGGCCCGATCACCGACGAGGGCGGCTTCAAAAAGATCAGGGGGTGGTCGGGCGCCTTGTCGGCTGAGAAACTGGCCTGGACGTGCGCGTGGTAATTCAGACCGATGCCGATGATCTTGGTCGGTTCGGTCGGAGCCAGCAGGGTCGCCTGGGCAAGCGGAACTGCCGGCCCCGCGGGGGCCTCCCCCCGCCAGGGGGCTTGCGCCAGCGGCGCGACCATATCGTCATCGGTCAGGCGGGCCCACACAACCCGCCGGTCTGGCAGGCGGACACGCGCATAGCGACGGGGCATACCGGTTCTCTCCAGTTTCGGGGACGGGCATTTGCTTTCCCGGAATAAAGGCGGCCGGTCGGGCAGGGTCAAATAGAATCAAACCTCTTTGCGCTTCCAGCGCCCCCGGCTGAACCAGTAAGCCAGGACCAGCGCCTTGACCGTGGTGGTGATGGTCAGGGTCCACCACACGCCGTTGATCCCCCAGCCGAGGGTGAACGCCAGCAGATAAGCCAGCGGAATCCGGGCCAGCGACCCCGGTACCGACACCAGCATGGGTGGGAGGGTGTCGCCCGACCCGCTGAAGGCTCCTTCGAGGACGATTTCGACGGCCATGGTGAACTGCGAGAGACCGAGGATGACCAAGTAATCGGCCGCCATCCGGAGCACTTCCGGGTCGTCGGTGAAGACGGAAGCGATGGCGCGGGGGAGGCTGACAAAGACCACCGCCACCGCGAGAGTCACGGCGACGGCGATGCCGGTGGCGCCCCAGGCACAGCGGGCGGCCCGGTCGGGTTTCCCGGCGCCCAGGTTCTGCCCCACCATCGTCGAGGCGGCCACCGCGAAACCGGAGCAGATGAGATACGAGAACGATTCCATGCGGTTGCCGATCCCCATGGCCGCGCCCGCGGTCGGGCCGAACGCGTGCACGTATTTGATGAGGAACCAGTACACGGCCACGAAAATGAACTGCTGGCTGGCGATGGGCAGGCCGATCCGGGCGATGCGGAGCATCTGGCGGAAGTCGGGGCGAAAAGCCCGCACGGGGCCGAGCCGGAAGCCGAGGTGCCCGCCGGCCAGGCGGGTGAGCGCCAGCGCCGCCGCGATCGTGACCGACAGGCCGGTGGCCAGCGCGGCCCCCGCCACACCCATGGCCGGGACCGGGCCCCAGCCGAATATGAGCAGCGGGTCCAGGCCGATGTTCAGCACGATGGTGATGGCGGCGATGATGGTCGGGGTCCTGGTGTCCCCGGCGGCCCGGAAGACGGCGTACGAGACCTCCAGCAGGAAGAAACAGAGGGCGAAGAGATAGACGGTGCGCATGTAGGTCTGAGCCATCGGGAGCGTCTGCGGACCGGCCTGCATGAAACGGAGAAACGGGGGAGTGAGCACCCAGGCCGCCAGAGCGGCGGCGATCGCGAACAGGACGCCCATCCCCATCCCCTGCCGGGCGAAGAACGCCGCCTGGCCGGGGTTGCCGGCGCCGATGTGCCGCGCGACCAAGGCGGCGACGCCTACCGAGATCACCGAAACCGCCGAGAACATGGTCCACACCGTGACCATGGACGTGGTGAGGGCATCCTGGGCAAACGGGCCGAGCCTGCCTACCCAGAAGTAGTCGGTGCTGGCCAGCGCGAATTCCATGAACTGCGCCAGCACGACCGGGGTCGCGAGCGAGATGATGGTGCCGCTGATCGGTCCGCTGGTGATTGTCTCGGTTCTTGTCACCGGGCTCTCCTGCAATGGTCAGAGCGGTAATGGTAGGGTGTTTCAGGACGGGGAACAAGCGCAATTCAGGGGGCCGCTCCCGGGACGGCCGCGCGCCGCCTAAAAGGCGGCGGCCGGAGGCTCGATGCAGAGTCGGCGGATCAGATAATTCTGGTCGAGGCGCTGACCGGTGCCGCGCTCGAGCAGGTCGCGCCAGTCATAGCGCGCACCGAAGCGGAAGTAGTTTTGATTGAGGAAGGAGCGGAGCGAGGGATTGTCGATGAGCGGACCGTAGACGGTGTGCAGCGACGCCAGCGTCTGCGACGCGATCATGTCCGCATACAGGTAGTTGTGCAGATAGACCGGGTGGGTCGTATACTGGATAATCGTGGCCCACGGTCGGATGTCGTCGTGGCGCGGCAGCAGGAGATACCGGGCGAAGAGATCCCAATAGAGCGTGTTGAAATCCTGATCCGGGTTGCGATAGGCCTCATATTCCCAGCGCAGACGCATGAGGGTGGTGCGCAGGTAAATGATCTCCTGTTCGGCCCGGGCGCGCAGAAACTCGGCGGCCGTCTCCGGCGTCATCCCCGCATACTGGACCAGCCACTGCGGATCGTCGAGCAGCGAGGCGAAAATCTGCGCCATCCCCTCAGTCCAGGCCTCGCTCACGCAGTCGACAAAAAGCTGCCGCTCCTGCCGGATGTGGGCAAAGTGAAGGGCATGCCCGATTTCGTGCATGAGCGTGCGCGCGCTCAGGTAGCCGTCGGTCACATTCGCCAGCACGCGGACGTCGTGGGGCGGCCGGAGCGGGACGGCGTAGGCGAGCTGCGTCTTGTCGCTGCGCGGCTGAAGGTCGAAATAGATCGGCAGTTTGTCGAGGTCGTAGCCCAGCGCCTCCAGGCTGCGCGCAATCTGGCTGAACTGCCGGTCGGCCGGAAAGTAGGCGTCGCCCCGCCGGTTGATATCGGCATACGCGTAGGAGAGGTCCCAGATCTCCACCGGCCCGGACCCCAGCTTCTCCCCCGCGTTCGCCAGTATCCGGCGGTAGGGCTCGAGACTCAGCGAGTCAAGCTGGTCCAGGGTGGCAAGGTAGCGGGCCTCGTCGAACCCCTGCTGCGAAAAGAGAAGGCTGAAATAGTTCTGCTGTCCGAACTTGGCCGCCTCGCGGTTGCGCAGCCGGATCAGCCGGGCCAGCCCGTCGG
The nucleotide sequence above comes from Candidatus Zixiibacteriota bacterium. Encoded proteins:
- a CDS encoding DNA translocase FtsK 4TM domain-containing protein; this translates as MAKKKSARRSRKSGGFSERARQALGVVFILLALLLLISLVSHDSLDDLRVTGDADTHLAVFDIQFRNQAGLIGAYLSFLLMLLAGWLSFFLPVGLGVAALRLFAPERAKRWRFNVLLLFAISVLGTMLVNIHRLAAHTLEADPDAVGGYVGEKLTLLAIKLIGELGSYVLLGGSILLLLVLYTSITPVLAKALPLPGGETVRKIYTVMRNAAVTIFSFRWLVSQSEDEEDEAAAGESEPAAPAPSRERPPDSAEFEDLLDEQIEADAVPDGADPAADREPRPKKPRAKPAASPSDEPVTRGSIDYRFPPLSCLARDPNPANASVTEEELKATSRMLKETLETFGVSVSGEIEYYPGPVITRFELKPAAGVKVNQIVNLSDDLALALKAKRIRIIAPIPGKAAVGIEIPNRKAQLVYLRDILEDDIFARTTMRLPLALGKTTAGKPYAVDLAKLPHLLIAGATGSGKSVCANVLITSLIYKLHPHQIRFIMIDPKMLELTAYSGIPHLGRPVVTNPKRAEKVLSDAVVEMEQRYRRLAAASVRNIEDFNRKQEADDQRLPYIVILVDELADLLMSSTSSRMELLITRLAQMARAVGIHLVLATQRPSVDVITGLIKANFPARLAFQVSSKVDSRTIIDANGAEKLLGNGDMLFLYPGQPEPIRIHGAYLTGDETEAIVTFIKAQELPMLKLENISQATGEAADVEEVDAGDPLFREACEVVIRHKQGSVSLLQRRLGIGYQRAARLIDKLEKAGVVSPFDGSKAREVLVDKSYLETLAATEGAPVAEQETN
- a CDS encoding HU family DNA-binding protein; this encodes MTKDEMIAHIAEASGITKRQATSALDAFMDGVTRQLKKNEKISFAGFGTFAVSQRKARTGRNPQTGEAIKIPATRVPVFKAGKNLKEAIKKK
- a CDS encoding LPS-assembly protein LptD — translated: MRRNRAIVTAILFLLAAAGAAAQNRQGFVLERSNQLEVVWENERYVTYVDGEVKFRTETGAVYCDSATFVRGEYAKLRGRVLIDDQAYMLRADSVYYDLTRETALALGSQVQLWSYADSLYAAGVHAFYDRPAQHFEMQERPTVYLGYPDTAAMVEVVANTVNYFAPARRAEAVGRVVITSQDIAAAAECAVMLMDRNTLDLYDGPTAKRGRSTMTGGFMSIAFGEDQLREIDVIDSARGEFIEPIDSAETDVDRSILAGSRIKMFFDEGDLRQVLASGQAYSWYYPSPRGTREFHENTVSGDTIRLFVREERLEKVAVVGGAAGTYITGTVSDSSAAGADTAAAPETAVSAAVRDSTAAATAATRLDTVDYRAEHIVYSLVDSLITLDVRSEVKSGAMELRAYDVDFDTRRRVVEAFSAEITPDAADRDYYSLAERLQPAAIPVILKDGADELHGDYLEYSIDTEKGRIVQTKSEFEQGYYYGGKLFRQKRDVYYIEDGYYTTCGADEPHFHFYSSRMKLMQDNKLIARPVVFYLGRIPLMAIPYYVFPLKKGRHSGFLPFTFGRFERGERYVNNLGYYWAASEYWDYRGAVDYHDLSRTITFKSEVQFRKRYLLDGYLRGEYRRQTQYNRRVALENSPTSYSFSGAYNHTLSPSFDVRSSGSYVSTASYYTDYSNSLAERLNRNLVSQVNFSKKFGRLTSVTGSVQHTENLDLEQRTDQLPSLSVSLPPIYPFGGSSTNDEGETVTRWYNQFILRYNPTLLNYSTRSTILADTIHTLVDTLIDTTFVDDTTIVAIDTTYRAVEIDSLMSRSRRHYLKVQHNPSITLPTIRIIPYVPIVPSFSYSETWFKIFETDQSQAAGIDASEFYRTYSYSAGVSANTKLYGTVYPGLFGLLGLRHVLEPSVGYRWSPDIQRYPEVRSFAGGGAASSKSQSIGFGLGHLFQAKVRTGETEKNIDLLSVRSSFAYDLERDFRPLSQMTTSFQTSTIPRLNISGDMRHTFYNPYDDSATTPKLLSPWLLDFDLNLSFDVMGRTFLFTDEAEPGVPLGVDSASALAGPELPMPSAARAGWNLAVTYSFSESGRHRSYSKSSFVNITLGFGLTPSTSVNYNQRYDLVEGRTISSQVNIVRSLHCWTGSLFWVPVGSNTGFGFKLWVNELPDIKLDSNHDSFISTDVLRR
- a CDS encoding fumarylacetoacetate hydrolase family protein, which codes for MPRRYARVRLPDRRVVWARLTDDDMVAPLAQAPWRGEAPAGPAVPLAQATLLAPTEPTKIIGIGLNYHAHVQASFSADKAPDHPLIFLKPPSSVIGPGEKIIHPPQSQRVDYEAELGVIIGKEARRVPADRAADYIFGLTCVNDVTARDLQKTDGQWSRAKGFDTFCPVGPWAVCGLDYSDLLVEGILNGEIMQSGRTSRMIFKIPELISYVSSVMTLLPGDIISTGTPAGIAPMKPGDRIEVRVEGIGSLVNQMAE
- a CDS encoding MATE family efflux transporter, with the protein product MTRTETITSGPISGTIISLATPVVLAQFMEFALASTDYFWVGRLGPFAQDALTTSMVTVWTMFSAVSVISVGVAALVARHIGAGNPGQAAFFARQGMGMGVLFAIAAALAAWVLTPPFLRFMQAGPQTLPMAQTYMRTVYLFALCFFLLEVSYAVFRAAGDTRTPTIIAAITIVLNIGLDPLLIFGWGPVPAMGVAGAALATGLSVTIAAALALTRLAGGHLGFRLGPVRAFRPDFRQMLRIARIGLPIASQQFIFVAVYWFLIKYVHAFGPTAGAAMGIGNRMESFSYLICSGFAVAASTMVGQNLGAGKPDRAARCAWGATGIAVAVTLAVAVVFVSLPRAIASVFTDDPEVLRMAADYLVILGLSQFTMAVEIVLEGAFSGSGDTLPPMLVSVPGSLARIPLAYLLAFTLGWGINGVWWTLTITTTVKALVLAYWFSRGRWKRKEV